ACGTCCTCGCTGCGTTTGGTGTCGTGGGTGGACACCGTGGTCATCGTTTGTGGCCACAACCGGGCACGTGCGGCGGCGCTGTGATGGAACTCCGCGGCGCCGACAGCAAACCGGCGCGGTTCGCCTCCCACCTCATTGAGCGACACCAGCCGGGCATCGCGGTAGAACATGCAGTCCTCGACGGCCTTGGCCGTCACCGCGCCGCACAGTTGCTGTAGACGCACGGCCGGTTCGCCGCCGCGGGCCAGGGCAGCGGCAATCACCTGCAGAGCGGGCGCCAATTGTGGTGTCGCCGTCTGGGTTTCAGCTAACGCCTTGGGCAGGACCGCGGCCTGGCCGGGGTAATCGCAGCGATAGACACCGATGTGGCTGAGCAGTGCTGCCACCGCGGCGGGCAACAACGGATGATCGGCACCGGCCGCCGCGGCGATGCACCGCCGCAATCGACGAAGTTCGCAGGCTAATGTGTCGACAGCCGCTTGGATCTTGAGGTCGGCCAACATCGCCGGCATCTCGTGATAGTCCATACCGGCGGATTCGACCAGCACTGTCAGCGCTGCCTCCCCTTGGGGGTCGATCAGTATGCCGCCTACTTCGCGCAGCACGTCGTAGCCGGTGGTGCCGGCCACCGGCAGGGCGGGATCCAACGCCTCGTCGACAGCGAGGATCTTTTCCACCACGATCCAAGCGTTCGGGCCGAGCAATTCGCGCAGCCGGGCCAAATAACCGCAGGGATCGGATAATCCATCGGGGTGGTCGATCCGCACGCCGTCGACGAGTCCCTCGGCGAACCAGCGAGCGACTTCGGCGTGGCTGGCGTCGAACACCGCGCGATCTTCCTGTCGCAGCCCCGCCAGTGAGGTGATCGAGAAGAAGCGGCGATAGCCGCACAGTCCGCTCCGCCAGCCGACCAGCCGATAGTGTTGGCGGGCGTGTATCTCGGGGCCGGTGCCCTGGTCGGTGCCGGGCGCGATCGGCAGCGCCAGATCGCCCAGCCGCAGTAGGTGGCCGTCGGCGCTGAGGTTGGCGACGTCGTCGTCAGAACCTAACAGCGGCAGGATGATCCGACCATCACCGAGCTCCCAGTCGATATCGAAGAACTCGGCATACGCCGAGGACCGGCCGAACTTCAACACATCCCACCACCACGGGTTCTGTTCGGGTCGGTCGATCCCGACGTGGTTGGGCACAATGTCGACAATCAGGCCCATGCCGCGCGCACGCGCCGCCGCGGAAAGCCGCGCCAGGCCGTCCGGGCCGCCCAGCTCGGGTGACACCTTCGTCGGGTCGGTGACGTCGTATCCGTGGGTCGACCCGGCGACCGCGGTCAGGATGGGGGACAGGTACAGATGCGATACGCCAAGATCGTCGAGGTAGTTCAGCAGGTTCTCGGCGTCGGCGAAGGTGAACCCGAATCCGCTCGACGGACCACGCATCTGCAACCGGTAGCTGGATACAACCGGAAAAGTCATGTGTCACAGAGTCTTACGTAAGACTAGAAGTGAGCGGGCGGCCCGTGAAATGTTGTCAGCGGCCGCCACCGTCAGGTCGGTGTCACCGACGGGATTGTTGGTATCCAGCTCTGCGGTCCACTGCTGCGCATAGTCGTCGTTCGGCATCACGAATTCCACGTCGTGGTCGTGCGCGTTGAAGCACAACAGGAATGAATCGTCTACGACCCGTTCGCCGCGGGCGTTCGGTGAGATGATGGCTTCGCCGTTGAGGAACACCGTCACGCACTTGTCGAACCCCCGGCCCCAATCCTCGTGTGTCATCTCCCGGCCGCTCGGCGTCAGCCAGGCGATATCGCGCACTTCGTCGCCACTTCGGATCGGTTCACCCTCGAAGAACCGGCGCCGGCGAAACACGGGATGCTTCTTGCGCAAGCTGGTCGCCTTGCGGGCAAAAGCCAGCAGATCGGCATTCTTGTCCACCAATGACCAATCCATCCAGGACAGTTCGGAATCCTGGCAGTAGACGTTGTTGTTGCCCTGCTGCGTGCGGCCGATCTCGTCGCCATGCGCAAGCATCGGCGTGCCCTGGCTGACCATTAGCGTGGCCCAGATGTTGCGCATCTGCCGGGCACGCAGCGCCAGGATGTCGGGGTCGTCGGTGGGGCCCTCGACGCCGCAGTTCCAGGACCGGTTGTAGCTTTCCCCGTCACGGTTGTCTTCGCCATTGGCCTCGTTGTGCTTCTCGTTGTACGAAACCAGATCGGTGAGTGTGAATCCGTCGTGGGCGGTGACGAAATTGATACTGGCACTGGGCCGGCGGCCGGTTGCTTCGTAGAGGTCCGATGAGCCGGTGAGCCGGGAGGCGAACTCGCCGAGGGTGGCCGGCTCGCCTCGCCAGTAGTCGCGCACGGTGTCGCGGTACTTGCCGTTCCACTCCGTCCACAGTCCCGGGAAATTGCCGACCTGATATCCGCCCTCGCCGACATCCCATGGTTCGGCGATCAGCTTTACCTGACTGACCACCGGATCCTGTTGCACCAGATCGAAGAACGCCGACAGGCGGTCGACGTCGTAGAACTCGCGGGCCAGGGTTGATGCCAGATCAAACCGGAACCCGTCGACGTGCATTTCGGTCACCCAGTACCGGAGCGAGTCCATGATCAGCTGCAGGGTGTGCGGGTGGCGGGCATTGAGGCTGTTGCCGGTGCCGGTGAAGTCCTTGTAGAACCTCAAGTCCTCGTCCACCAGCCGGTAGTAGGCGGTGTTGTCGATGCCGCGAAAGTTGATCGTCGGGCCCAGGTGGTTGCCCTCGGCGGTGTGGTTGTAGACGACGTCGAGGATGACCTCGATGCCGGCTTCATGCAGGCTGCGCACCATCGTTTTGAACTCGGCCACCGCGCTACCGGCTTGCCGGGTGGATGCGTATTGATTGTGCGGGGCGAAGAATCCGAAGGTGTTGTAACCCCAGTAGTTTCGCAAGCCGAGGTCCAGCAGCCGCGAGTCGTGCAGGAACTGGTGCACCGGCATCAATTCAAGGGCGGTGACATTGAGCTCCTTGAGGTAGTCAATGATCACCGGGTGGGCCAGCCCGGCATAGGTGCCGCGGAGTTCGGGCGGGACACCGGGATGGGTCTGCGTCATGCCTTTCACATGCGCTTCGTAGATCACGGTCTCGTTGTAGGGCGTGAGCGGTGCCCGGTCGGTCGCCCAGTCGAAGAACGGGTTGATCACGACGCTGGTCATGGTGTGGCCGAGCGAGTCGACCATCGGGGGAGTGCCGGTGTTGCCCGAGTCACCGTTTGCGTCGACCGCGCCCAGGTCATAGGAGAAGAGCGCCTGGCCGAAGGTGAAATCGCCGTCGAACGACTTGCCGTACGGGTCGAGCAGCAGCTTGCTGGGGTCACAGCGATGGCCGGCCGCGGGGTCGAACGGTCCGTGGACCCGAAACCCGTAGCGCTGGCCGGGGGTGATGTTCGGTAGATAGGCGTGCCAGACATACCCGTCCACCTCGTCGAGGGAGATCCGCGACTCGGCGCCGTCGTCGGCGATCAGGCACAGCTCAACCTTCTCGGCGATCTCGGAGAAGAGCGAGAAGTTGGTGCCGGCTCCGTCGTAGGTAGCCCCGAGCGGATAGGCGCTGCCCGGCCACACGGTGGGCAGGGTGGGCCCGGTCTCGCCGGAGGCCTCGGCGTTGTTCGACGGCATCACACGACTGTATCCAGGTGCCCGGCGGGTGCGGGCGTCACCACCAACCGGTGTTCGCCGCGATCTGCCGGCCGAGCTCGCTGGTCATCGTCCGCATGTAGGTGGGGGTCAGATGATGACTGTCGCGGTAGACCAGAACGTTTCCCTCGACCGCGCGGCAATCGTCGGGGCGGCATATGGCGTCGGACATATCGAGTGGCTTCAGCAGCGGGAACTGCGCGAGGAAGTCGAGGGTGGGATTCCGATCCGCCAGAACCTTGGAACGCGGGAGTCCGCAGGATTGCGGGTTGCCCCCCTTGGCCAGGCAGTCCGCCGGGGTAAACGGTTGGCCGTCTTTGACCAGCCATGGGGTATCCCGCATCGCCAGGACGGGAATGTCGTTGTCGGCGAACGTTTGCCAGATCCCGATGTAGGTTGCCGGCATCACGTCGCCGGGTTTGATGTTCCACGGTCGGGTCGAGGTCGTGAACACGTAGTCGGGGTGGTCGGCGACCAGCTTGTCCATCGTCGATTGCACCCAGTCGCGACACTGCGGATATGGGGCGTTGTTGCCCATGATCAGCGGGACTTCCTCGGTCGACAACGGGCAACCCATTTTGAGGTACGTCACCACCTTGAAGTGGTGCATGCGACCGAGCAGATCCAGTGCGGTGAGCCAATGTTCGGCGTGCGAACCCCCGGCCAGTGCGATGGTCCGGGGCGCGTCCGCGTCGCCGTAGGTGCAGTTGACCAGTGCCGGGTTGACGAAGTCGCTGATGCAGCCGTCCTGGGTGGAGACCGGCAGGTCGTCTTTGACTTCCAGGACGGTTGGCCGCATCCGCAGCTTGGGCACCCGGACGTGGTCGGTCAGAGCACGCGCACCGGGATAGTCGCGGGAACTCAACCCGCTCAGCTCTTTGCCTGCGGCGCGCTGGACGATGACGTGCTCGCGCCAAGTGAACGAGGTTGCGGTTAGGGCGACCCCAAGCAGCGCCACCACCGATCCCAGCGCAATCGTCGGCCGGCGCAGGCGCATTCGCCAGGGAATCGACCAGACCACGGTCGGCGATGTCGCGCCGGCGGGTGCCCGATATCGCAATGGGTCCTCGACCAGCCGGGTGGTCAGGTATGCCAGCAGCCCGGATACCAGCAGCACTGCCGTGCCTTCGACAAAGTTGGCGTGCCGGTGGCCGGTGTAGGAAAGCCAGAAGATGAGCAGCGGCCAATGCCACAGGTACAAGGAATAGGCCATTGCGCCCAGCGCGACCAGGGGGCCAGTGGCTAACAGACGATTGGGCAACGGCATCCGGTTGCGGGTACTGGGCTGGCCCTGCCGGTTGGCCCCGGCAAGGATCATCAGCAGCGTGGCTGCGACGGGTACCAGCGCCCACGGACCCGGAAATTCCTTGACGCCGTCGATCAGCGCGCCGCACGACACTATCGCCGCCAGTGAGACGGTGGCCACGGCGGTGCGCAGCCACATCGGCCACCGCACATAGGGCACCAGCGCACCGACCAGCACCCCGGCCAGCAACTCCCATGCG
The nucleotide sequence above comes from Mycobacterium decipiens. Encoded proteins:
- the glgX gene encoding glycogen debranching protein GlgX; translated protein: MPSNNAEASGETGPTLPTVWPGSAYPLGATYDGAGTNFSLFSEIAEKVELCLIADDGAESRISLDEVDGYVWHAYLPNITPGQRYGFRVHGPFDPAAGHRCDPSKLLLDPYGKSFDGDFTFGQALFSYDLGAVDANGDSGNTGTPPMVDSLGHTMTSVVINPFFDWATDRAPLTPYNETVIYEAHVKGMTQTHPGVPPELRGTYAGLAHPVIIDYLKELNVTALELMPVHQFLHDSRLLDLGLRNYWGYNTFGFFAPHNQYASTRQAGSAVAEFKTMVRSLHEAGIEVILDVVYNHTAEGNHLGPTINFRGIDNTAYYRLVDEDLRFYKDFTGTGNSLNARHPHTLQLIMDSLRYWVTEMHVDGFRFDLASTLAREFYDVDRLSAFFDLVQQDPVVSQVKLIAEPWDVGEGGYQVGNFPGLWTEWNGKYRDTVRDYWRGEPATLGEFASRLTGSSDLYEATGRRPSASINFVTAHDGFTLTDLVSYNEKHNEANGEDNRDGESYNRSWNCGVEGPTDDPDILALRARQMRNIWATLMVSQGTPMLAHGDEIGRTQQGNNNVYCQDSELSWMDWSLVDKNADLLAFARKATSLRKKHPVFRRRRFFEGEPIRSGDEVRDIAWLTPSGREMTHEDWGRGFDKCVTVFLNGEAIISPNARGERVVDDSFLLCFNAHDHDVEFVMPNDDYAQQWTAELDTNNPVGDTDLTVAAADNISRAARSLLVLRKTL
- the treY gene encoding malto-oligosyltrehalose synthase translates to MTFPVVSSYRLQMRGPSSGFGFTFADAENLLNYLDDLGVSHLYLSPILTAVAGSTHGYDVTDPTKVSPELGGPDGLARLSAAARARGMGLIVDIVPNHVGIDRPEQNPWWWDVLKFGRSSAYAEFFDIDWELGDGRIILPLLGSDDDVANLSADGHLLRLGDLALPIAPGTDQGTGPEIHARQHYRLVGWRSGLCGYRRFFSITSLAGLRQEDRAVFDASHAEVARWFAEGLVDGVRIDHPDGLSDPCGYLARLRELLGPNAWIVVEKILAVDEALDPALPVAGTTGYDVLREVGGILIDPQGEAALTVLVESAGMDYHEMPAMLADLKIQAAVDTLACELRRLRRCIAAAAGADHPLLPAAVAALLSHIGVYRCDYPGQAAVLPKALAETQTATPQLAPALQVIAAALARGGEPAVRLQQLCGAVTAKAVEDCMFYRDARLVSLNEVGGEPRRFAVGAAEFHHSAAARARLWPQTMTTVSTHDTKRSEDVRARIGVLSQVPSLWAKFVTRAQTIAPAPDAATGHFLWQNVFGVWPVSAELSAPLRGRLHSYAEKAIREAAWHTSWYNPNQAFEDDVHRWLDLVLDGPLASELTGLVAHLNSHAESDALAQKLLALTVPGVPDVYQGSELFDDSLVDPDNRRPVDFAARRAALNALQHPKIRVVSAALRLRRARPDCFLGEYQPVLATGPAADHIVAFRRGDDVLVAVTRWTVRLQQTGWGDTVLPLPNGCWTDTLTGSAASGQTPAGELFANLPVVLLVRGDA
- a CDS encoding acyltransferase family protein; the encoded protein is MLSLLPPPPSATTAEPLAPITMGTRTTGYYRHDLDGLRGVAIALVAVFHVWFGRVSGGVDVFLALSGFFFGGKILRAALNPDLSLSPVAEVIRLVRRLLPALVVVLAGCALLTILVQPQTRWEAFANQSLASLGYYQNWELAGTVSNYLRAGEAVSPLQHIWSMSVQGQFYLAFLLLVAGCAYLLRGLFRGPRAPHLRTMFVVLLSGLTVASFVYAIVAHQAYQATAYYNSFARAWELLAGVLVGALVPYVRWPMWLRTAVATVSLAAIVSCGALIDGVKEFPGPWALVPVAATLLMILAGANRQGQPSTRNRMPLPNRLLATGPLVALGAMAYSLYLWHWPLLIFWLSYTGHRHANFVEGTAVLLVSGLLAYLTTRLVEDPLRYRAPAGATSPTVVWSIPWRMRLRRPTIALGSVVALLGVALTATSFTWREHVIVQRAAGKELSGLSSRDYPGARALTDHVRVPKLRMRPTVLEVKDDLPVSTQDGCISDFVNPALVNCTYGDADAPRTIALAGGSHAEHWLTALDLLGRMHHFKVVTYLKMGCPLSTEEVPLIMGNNAPYPQCRDWVQSTMDKLVADHPDYVFTTSTRPWNIKPGDVMPATYIGIWQTFADNDIPVLAMRDTPWLVKDGQPFTPADCLAKGGNPQSCGLPRSKVLADRNPTLDFLAQFPLLKPLDMSDAICRPDDCRAVEGNVLVYRDSHHLTPTYMRTMTSELGRQIAANTGWW